Proteins co-encoded in one Rhopalosiphum maidis isolate BTI-1 chromosome 2, ASM367621v3, whole genome shotgun sequence genomic window:
- the LOC113554580 gene encoding LOW QUALITY PROTEIN: growth arrest-specific protein 1-like (The sequence of the model RefSeq protein was modified relative to this genomic sequence to represent the inferred CDS: deleted 1 base in 1 codon) encodes MTTNVITTISMVALLLSGMVSLALCNGERLVDNSAVAVADNQQVMCEDVRIKCAMGLGCSTALTHYFAKCDRILQTDSTTCPESCLYALVALTSTEDGKRMMDCKCRDRYCEEMKARAEICRPFVLEASKNETVVPCELAHWVCMVDPVCTAALGYYQTYCRRMLVGVACTERCLNSVEILRRQEKAAKMNRCRCTGRSAVECLRNKERMVRLCYGGEADPRLQQEGSSGGGNGSGNKSGGRKNRRKHRPRMFDLDPDRAEVEMMMANADYQPDVRNRYNASDDVGSDDEEVDEEEDEDEGSGSATGLLPGAMLVAAASAYLVTR; translated from the exons ATGACTACAAACGTCATTACCACCATTTCGATGGTCGCTTTGCTGCTGTCGGGCATGGTGTCGTTGGCACTGTGCAACGGGGAAAGACTGGTGGATAACAGCGCCGTGGCCGTGGCCGACAATCAGCAGGTGATGTGCGAAGACGTACGAATAAAGTGTGCGATGGGATTGGGCTGTTCGACGGCGTTAACACATTACTTCGCCAAGTGTGATAGGATCCTCCAGACGGACTCGACCACGTGCCCCGAATCGTGTCTGTATGCGCTAGTCGCACTCACATCCACCGAGGACGGCAAGCGGATGATGGAC TGCAAATGCCGGGATCGCTACTGTGAGGAGATGAAGGCCCGGGCGGAAATATGTCGGCCGTTTGTGTTGGAGGCGTCCAAGAACGAGACAGTGGTGCCATGCGAGCTGGCCCATTGGGTGTGCATGGTGGATCCGGTGTGCACGGCGGCACTA GGCTATTATCAGACGTACTGCAGACGGATGCTGGTTGGCGTAGCGTGCACGGAGCGGTGCCTCAATTCGGTGGAAATACTGCGGCGACAGGAAAAGGCGGCTAAGATGAATCGGTGCCGGTGCACGGGAAGATCGGCGGTCGAGTGTTTGCGCAACAAGGAGCGTATGGTCAGGTTGTGCTACGGTGGCGAGGCGGATCCGCGACTCCAACAGGAGGGTTCTAGTGGCGGCGGCAATGGCAGCGGCAACAAATCCGGCGGCCGGAAGAACCGGAGGAAGCACCGGCCTAGGATGTTCGACCTGGACCCGGACCGAGCCGAGGTGGAAATGATGATGGCCAATGCGGATTACCAGCCGGACGTCCGGAACAGGTACAACGCTTCGGACGACGTCGGTAGCGACGACGAAGAAGTAGACGAAGAAGAAGATGAAGACGAAGGGTCAGGGTCTGCGACGGGCTTACTACCAGGAGCGATGTTAGTAGCGGCAGCATCCGCTTACTTAGTCACACGATGA